One window from the genome of Halostella litorea encodes:
- a CDS encoding HalX domain-containing protein, with protein MSGDPVVLVVEDEPDLANLYSSWLADHCTVRTAYDGTEALDAIDGDVNAVLLDRRMPGISGDRVLDAIRERNLDCRVAMVTAIEPDFEIIEMGFDDYLVKPVSPDDLLDTVDQLLLRSTYDAQIQEFFALASKRALLDSEKSEAQLRASEEYARLEDRIAVLRERVDDTVAQLSGSDAYGRTCRDITREGTT; from the coding sequence ATGAGCGGGGACCCCGTCGTCCTCGTCGTCGAGGACGAGCCGGACCTGGCCAACCTCTACTCCTCGTGGCTGGCGGACCACTGCACCGTCCGGACCGCCTACGACGGCACGGAGGCGCTGGACGCCATCGACGGGGACGTCAACGCCGTCCTGCTGGACCGCCGCATGCCGGGCATCTCCGGCGACCGCGTGCTGGACGCGATCCGCGAGCGCAACCTCGACTGCCGGGTGGCGATGGTGACCGCCATCGAACCCGACTTCGAGATCATCGAGATGGGGTTCGACGACTACCTCGTCAAGCCCGTCTCGCCCGACGACCTGCTCGACACGGTCGACCAGTTGCTCCTCCGGTCGACGTACGATGCCCAGATCCAGGAGTTCTTCGCGCTCGCCTCGAAGAGGGCCCTGTTGGACTCCGAGAAGAGCGAGGCCCAGCTCCGGGCGAGCGAGGAGTACGCCCGCCTGGAGGACCGCATCGCCGTCCTCCGCGAGCGGGTCGACGACACGGTCGCCCAGCTCTCGGGCTCGGACGCCTACGGCCGCAC
- the purL gene encoding phosphoribosylformylglycinamidine synthase subunit PurL, protein MSLADSDRELVVEELGRDPTRAEEALFENLWSEHCAYRSSRPLLSAFDSEGERVVVGPGDDAAVVSLDEDTYVTMGVESHNHPSYVDPYDGAATGVGGIVRDTLSMGAYPIALADSLYFGDFDREHSRYLFDGVVEGIGDYGNSIGVPTVAGSVAFHDDYEGNPLVNVACVGLVDDPERLVTAEAQEPGNKLVLVGNATGRDGLGGASFASEDLSEDAETEDRPAVQVGDPYTEKLLIEANEALVDEGLVESARDLGAAGLGGASSELVAKGGLGAHIELERVHQREPNMTALEILLAESQERMCYEVAPDDVDRVREIAERYDLGCSVIGEVTDGNYVCEFEGETVVDAPAEFLGDGAPMNDLPSEEPSQPETDLPEADLAEAFEAVVGSPNAASKRWVYRQYDHEVGVRTSVPPGDDAAVLAIREAETGLAVSAGADPDWTDAAPYDGARAVALENATNLAAKGATPLAAVDCLNGGNPEKPDVYGGFKGIVDGLADMCAALDVPVVGGNVSLYNDSPSGPIPPTPTLAMTGTKAGYDAPPAAAAPEGDLLVVGDPALSGESVPLGGSEYLAQFGGSDRFPALPDEPGAFVSALAAVADDDATRAVHDVSHGGLAVALAEMVTAEAGLDVSLPDDADPTAALFHERPGRAVVQTTDADAVRAAFDGVAPVHAVGEGTSAGELSLSVGGRDLTYDAGAVADLRSVITEEMG, encoded by the coding sequence ATGAGCCTCGCCGATTCGGACCGCGAACTCGTCGTCGAGGAACTCGGGCGCGACCCCACGCGGGCGGAGGAAGCGCTGTTCGAGAACCTCTGGAGCGAACACTGCGCGTATCGGTCGTCGCGCCCGCTGCTGTCGGCGTTCGACAGCGAGGGCGAGCGGGTCGTGGTCGGCCCCGGCGACGACGCCGCCGTCGTGTCCCTGGACGAGGACACCTACGTCACCATGGGCGTCGAGAGCCACAACCACCCGTCCTACGTCGACCCGTACGACGGCGCGGCGACGGGCGTCGGCGGCATCGTCCGCGACACGCTGTCGATGGGGGCCTACCCCATCGCGCTGGCCGACTCGCTGTACTTCGGGGACTTCGACCGCGAGCACTCCCGTTACCTGTTCGACGGCGTCGTCGAGGGGATCGGCGACTACGGCAACTCCATCGGCGTCCCGACCGTGGCGGGCAGCGTCGCCTTCCACGACGACTACGAGGGGAACCCGCTGGTCAACGTCGCCTGCGTCGGCCTCGTCGACGACCCCGAGCGCCTCGTCACCGCGGAGGCCCAGGAGCCGGGGAACAAGCTCGTCCTCGTCGGCAACGCGACGGGCCGGGACGGCCTCGGCGGCGCGTCCTTTGCCAGCGAGGACCTCTCGGAGGACGCCGAGACGGAGGACCGCCCCGCGGTGCAGGTCGGCGACCCGTACACGGAGAAGCTGCTGATCGAGGCCAACGAGGCGCTCGTCGACGAGGGGCTGGTCGAGTCGGCCCGCGACCTCGGCGCGGCGGGCCTCGGCGGGGCCTCCAGCGAACTCGTCGCGAAGGGCGGGCTTGGCGCGCACATCGAACTGGAGCGCGTCCACCAGCGCGAGCCGAACATGACGGCGTTGGAGATCCTGCTCGCGGAGTCCCAGGAGCGGATGTGCTACGAGGTCGCCCCCGACGACGTCGACCGCGTCCGCGAGATAGCCGAGCGGTACGACCTGGGCTGCTCGGTCATCGGCGAGGTGACCGACGGGAACTACGTCTGTGAATTCGAAGGCGAAACGGTCGTGGACGCGCCCGCCGAGTTCCTCGGGGACGGCGCGCCGATGAACGACCTGCCGAGCGAGGAACCGAGCCAGCCCGAGACGGACCTCCCCGAGGCCGACCTCGCCGAGGCGTTCGAGGCCGTCGTCGGCAGCCCGAACGCCGCCTCGAAGCGGTGGGTGTACCGCCAGTACGACCACGAGGTCGGCGTCCGGACGAGCGTGCCGCCGGGCGACGACGCCGCGGTGCTGGCGATCCGGGAGGCCGAGACGGGCCTCGCCGTCTCGGCCGGGGCGGACCCCGACTGGACCGACGCCGCGCCGTACGACGGGGCCCGCGCCGTCGCGCTGGAGAACGCGACCAACCTCGCCGCGAAGGGCGCGACGCCGCTCGCCGCCGTCGACTGCCTCAACGGCGGCAACCCCGAGAAGCCCGACGTGTACGGCGGCTTCAAGGGGATCGTCGACGGCCTCGCGGACATGTGCGCCGCGCTCGACGTGCCGGTCGTCGGCGGCAACGTCTCGCTGTACAACGACTCGCCGTCCGGGCCGATCCCGCCGACGCCGACGCTGGCGATGACCGGGACGAAGGCGGGGTACGACGCGCCGCCCGCCGCGGCCGCCCCCGAGGGCGACCTGCTCGTCGTCGGCGACCCGGCGCTTTCCGGGGAGTCGGTCCCGCTCGGCGGCTCCGAGTACCTCGCTCAGTTCGGCGGGAGCGACCGCTTCCCCGCCCTCCCCGACGAACCGGGCGCGTTCGTCTCCGCGCTCGCGGCCGTCGCCGACGACGACGCGACGCGCGCCGTCCACGACGTGAGCCACGGCGGCCTCGCCGTCGCGCTGGCCGAGATGGTCACCGCCGAGGCCGGACTGGACGTCTCGCTGCCGGACGACGCCGACCCGACGGCCGCGCTGTTTCACGAGCGCCCCGGCCGCGCTGTCGTCCAGACGACCGACGCCGACGCCGTCCGCGCGGCGTTCGACGGCGTCGCGCCGGTCCACGCGGTCGGCGAGGGCACGTCGGCCGGCGAACTCTCGCTCTCCGTCGGCGGCCGCGACCTGACGTACGACGCCGGGGCCGTCGCCGACCTGCGGTCCGTGATCACCGAGGAGATGGGCTGA